A stretch of Streptococcus sp. oral taxon 061 DNA encodes these proteins:
- a CDS encoding asparaginase, producing the protein MTKKILVLHTGGTISMQADESGAVRTSVDNPMNHISNPLEGVEVHSLDFLNLPSPHIKPKHMLALYKKIKQEASSYDGVVITHGTDTLEETAYFLDTMEVPHMPIVLTGAMRSSNELGSDGVYNYLSALRVASDDKAADKGVLVVMNDEIHAAKYVTKTHTTNVSTFQTPTHGPLGLIMKQEILYFKTAEPRVRFDLESIQGLVPIIPVYAGMTDELLDLLPVNQLDGLIIQAFGAGNVPKETAEKLKSLSQAGLPIALVSRCFNGIAEPVYAYEGGGVCLQNDGVYFVKELNAQKARLKLLIAVNAGLKGDELRAYMEG; encoded by the coding sequence ATGACTAAGAAAATCCTTGTTTTACATACTGGTGGCACTATCTCCATGCAGGCAGATGAATCTGGAGCTGTAAGGACTAGTGTTGATAACCCTATGAACCATATCTCTAATCCTCTAGAAGGTGTCGAAGTCCATTCCTTGGATTTTTTAAATTTACCTAGCCCACACATCAAGCCCAAGCATATGTTGGCCCTCTACAAAAAAATTAAACAAGAGGCATCGTCCTATGATGGTGTTGTGATTACACATGGGACAGATACCCTAGAAGAAACGGCTTATTTCCTCGATACCATGGAAGTCCCTCATATGCCTATCGTCCTGACAGGCGCTATGAGAAGCTCCAATGAACTAGGAAGCGATGGCGTCTACAATTATCTCAGTGCCCTACGCGTCGCGAGTGACGATAAAGCTGCTGACAAGGGTGTCTTGGTCGTGATGAATGACGAAATTCACGCTGCTAAGTATGTGACCAAGACGCATACGACGAATGTTAGCACCTTTCAAACACCGACCCATGGCCCTCTTGGGCTCATTATGAAGCAGGAAATTCTCTACTTCAAAACGGCTGAACCTCGTGTTCGTTTTGACCTTGAGAGCATTCAAGGGTTGGTCCCTATTATCCCTGTTTATGCGGGCATGACCGATGAACTTCTCGATTTACTTCCTGTTAACCAACTAGATGGATTGATTATTCAGGCTTTTGGCGCTGGAAATGTACCAAAGGAAACAGCTGAAAAATTAAAATCTCTCAGTCAAGCAGGACTTCCTATTGCACTAGTCTCACGTTGTTTCAATGGGATTGCAGAACCTGTTTACGCCTACGAAGGCGGTGGTGTTTGTCTTCAGAATGATGGTGTATATTTTGTAAAAGAACTAAACGCTCAGAAAGCGCGGCTAAAGCTCCTCATTGCAGTTAATGCAGGACTTAAAGGTGACGAGCTCCGAGCATATATGGAAGGATAA
- the ccpA gene encoding catabolite control protein A gives MNTDDTVTIYDVAREAGVSMATVSRVVNGNKNVKENTRKKVLEVIERLDYRPNAVARGLASKRTTTVGVVIPDITNTYFAALAKGIDDIAEMYKYNIVLANSDEDDEKEVAVVNTLFSKQVDGIIFMGYHLTEKIRSEFSRSRTPVVLAGTVDVEHQLPSVNIDYKNATADAVRHLLKRNKKIAFVSGPLVDDINGKVRLVGYKEALKEAGVNYSEGLVFESKYRYDDGYALAERLISSKATAAIVTGDELAAGLLNGLADHGISVPEDFEIITSDDSQIARYTRPNLTTIAQPLYDLGAISMRMLTKIMHKEELEEREVLLPHGLTERKSTRKK, from the coding sequence ATGAACACAGATGATACAGTAACAATTTATGACGTTGCCCGAGAAGCAGGAGTTTCAATGGCAACAGTCAGTCGTGTAGTCAATGGTAATAAGAATGTCAAAGAGAACACTCGTAAGAAAGTTCTAGAGGTTATTGAACGCCTAGACTATCGTCCCAATGCAGTAGCTCGTGGCTTGGCAAGCAAACGAACAACAACTGTTGGTGTTGTCATTCCGGATATCACAAATACTTATTTCGCTGCTCTGGCAAAAGGGATTGATGATATTGCCGAAATGTACAAATACAACATCGTCCTTGCTAATAGCGATGAGGATGATGAAAAAGAAGTAGCAGTAGTCAACACACTCTTTTCAAAACAAGTCGATGGTATTATTTTTATGGGCTATCATTTGACAGAGAAGATTCGTTCAGAGTTTTCACGTTCACGCACTCCTGTGGTTCTTGCAGGAACAGTGGATGTAGAACACCAGCTTCCAAGTGTCAATATTGACTATAAGAATGCTACTGCGGATGCTGTTCGCCATTTGTTGAAACGTAACAAAAAGATTGCTTTTGTGAGTGGTCCCTTAGTTGATGATATCAATGGTAAGGTTCGCTTGGTTGGATATAAGGAAGCTTTGAAAGAAGCTGGAGTCAACTATAGTGAAGGTCTTGTATTCGAATCAAAATATCGCTATGACGATGGTTATGCCTTGGCAGAACGCTTGATTTCTTCTAAAGCAACAGCAGCTATTGTGACTGGTGATGAATTGGCGGCAGGTCTCTTGAATGGTTTGGCTGACCATGGCATTTCAGTACCAGAAGACTTTGAAATCATTACAAGTGATGATTCTCAAATCGCACGCTATACTCGACCAAATTTGACAACTATCGCACAACCCTTGTATGACCTTGGTGCGATCAGTATGCGTATGTTGACGAAGATTATGCATAAGGAAGAATTGGAGGAACGTGAAGTTCTTCTCCCTCACGGTTTGACAGAACGCAAATCAACTCGCAAAAAGTAA
- a CDS encoding DUF960 domain-containing protein: MAFTDSHRRCASFGVVTNLPDDVIDSIWYIIDHFLKHVFELEDELEFQLLNSNGFITFRFSSEHLPTTIDFDFNHPFDPLYPPKVLVMDMDGKETILLPEENDLF, translated from the coding sequence ATGGCTTTTACGGATTCACATAGACGTTGTGCCAGCTTTGGTGTGGTAACCAATCTCCCAGACGATGTCATCGACTCAATCTGGTATATTATCGATCATTTTTTAAAGCATGTATTTGAACTAGAAGATGAGTTAGAATTTCAACTTTTAAACAGTAACGGTTTCATCACCTTCCGTTTTTCAAGCGAGCATCTACCTACAACGATTGACTTCGATTTTAATCATCCCTTTGACCCATTGTATCCACCGAAAGTACTTGTTATGGATATGGACGGCAAGGAAACTATCCTCCTCCCTGAAGAAAATGACCTATTTTAA
- a CDS encoding DUF308 domain-containing protein, whose amino-acid sequence MAKVSETYSKWKSIGEGLVAIVLGLLLVCFGQVVPILGYQLLMAYFFLSAVWQLLTRWFQEKSRRENIFVTLAKLFLAVILFDSVILQGIALYFLVVIIGSYQLFTGLISLITWLLYRKNHIHPRINYLFDALWMMGFGLYSISPFHDATNFELLLLGFYLIMLGASSVRDGFFFEKGRSNPKLKRRMRMTLPIFMTALIPISTLRRWNERLSTHQVEENEVHLERKNEKSVDLEIFIHTSESSFFLAMGHVDICYQGQVISYGSYDPHSERLFGTIGDGVLFKANREKYIELCKRESQKTLFAYGLSLSEQQKKAIEERLREIESLLIPWEPSSQLLKRREGEVKHTYSYQLKHEADATLYKFTSSKFKTYFVLSTNCVLLADSIVGEAGTDILSPQGFIVPGTYQDYLDLEFKKPSGIVVSRSVY is encoded by the coding sequence ATGGCCAAGGTTTCTGAAACTTATAGTAAATGGAAAAGTATAGGGGAAGGTCTTGTAGCTATTGTCTTAGGCCTTCTCTTGGTTTGTTTTGGGCAGGTAGTTCCAATACTGGGTTACCAACTCCTGATGGCCTACTTTTTCTTGTCAGCAGTTTGGCAACTATTGACGCGATGGTTTCAAGAAAAGTCCCGTAGAGAAAATATATTTGTAACTCTAGCCAAGCTCTTTCTTGCAGTCATTCTATTTGACTCAGTCATCTTGCAAGGGATAGCTCTCTATTTCTTGGTTGTTATCATTGGAAGTTATCAGCTTTTTACAGGTCTAATCAGTCTGATTACCTGGTTGCTATACCGGAAAAATCATATTCATCCGAGGATTAATTATTTATTTGATGCTTTGTGGATGATGGGATTTGGTCTCTATAGTATTTCCCCTTTTCATGATGCGACAAATTTTGAATTGCTCTTACTTGGTTTTTACTTGATCATGTTGGGGGCAAGCAGTGTCAGGGATGGATTCTTTTTTGAAAAAGGGAGAAGCAATCCTAAGCTCAAGCGTAGAATGAGAATGACCCTGCCTATATTTATGACAGCCTTGATTCCCATCAGTACCTTACGACGATGGAATGAAAGGTTATCTACTCATCAGGTAGAAGAAAACGAAGTGCATTTGGAGAGAAAAAATGAAAAATCTGTTGACTTAGAAATTTTCATCCATACTTCAGAATCATCCTTCTTCTTGGCCATGGGCCATGTAGATATTTGCTACCAAGGTCAGGTTATTTCCTACGGTTCTTATGACCCTCACTCAGAGCGCTTGTTTGGGACAATCGGTGACGGAGTATTATTTAAGGCTAATCGTGAAAAATATATTGAACTTTGTAAGAGAGAAAGCCAGAAAACCCTATTCGCCTATGGTTTAAGCCTGTCTGAACAACAGAAAAAAGCCATCGAAGAACGATTGAGAGAGATAGAAAGCCTCTTGATACCTTGGGAGCCAAGTTCACAACTGCTGAAAAGAAGGGAAGGAGAGGTCAAACATACCTACTCTTATCAGCTGAAACACGAGGCTGATGCGACACTCTATAAGTTCACATCCTCTAAATTTAAAACCTACTTTGTTCTCAGTACCAACTGTGTTCTATTAGCCGACTCTATTGTTGGGGAGGCTGGAACAGATATCCTGAGTCCCCAAGGTTTTATCGTTCCTGGGACTTATCAGGACTATCTTGATTTAGAATTTAAAAAACCGAGTGGCATCGTAGTCAGTCGTTCTGTTTATTAA
- the folK gene encoding 2-amino-4-hydroxy-6-hydroxymethyldihydropteridine diphosphokinase, producing MDQLRIKDLEVFAFHGLFSSEKELGQKFVISASLSYDMTKAATELDLESSIHYGELCQQWTTWFQETTEDLIETVAYKLVERTFETYPIVQEIKLELKKPWAPIHLPLETCSVTIHRRKQRAFIALGSNMGDKTANLEQAIDKMRARGIHVLKESSVITTEPWGGVEQDSFANQVIEVETWLPAPILLNTLLSIESEMGRVREVHWGPRLIDLDLLFVEDQVIYTDDLILPHPYIAERLFVLESLQEIAPHFIHPVLGQPIRHLYRQLEKENGQGF from the coding sequence ATGGATCAATTGCGCATTAAGGATCTGGAAGTTTTCGCCTTTCATGGACTCTTCTCTAGTGAGAAGGAATTAGGGCAAAAGTTTGTCATTTCAGCTAGCTTATCCTATGATATGACCAAGGCTGCGACGGAGCTGGACTTAGAATCTTCAATTCACTATGGAGAACTTTGTCAGCAATGGACGACTTGGTTCCAGGAAACCACTGAAGACCTGATTGAAACAGTAGCCTATAAACTAGTAGAGCGCACTTTTGAAACCTATCCAATAGTTCAAGAAATTAAACTGGAACTCAAAAAACCATGGGCGCCTATTCATCTACCGCTAGAAACCTGTTCAGTAACTATTCACCGTCGTAAACAAAGAGCTTTTATCGCTCTAGGAAGTAATATGGGTGATAAGACAGCTAATCTTGAGCAAGCGATTGACAAAATGCGAGCTCGTGGCATCCATGTTCTCAAGGAGTCTAGCGTAATTACGACTGAGCCTTGGGGCGGGGTAGAGCAAGATAGCTTTGCTAATCAAGTCATTGAGGTGGAAACTTGGTTGCCGGCGCCAATCTTGTTAAATACTTTGTTAAGTATTGAATCAGAGATGGGTCGGGTTAGAGAAGTGCATTGGGGACCTCGCTTGATTGACTTGGACTTGCTCTTTGTAGAGGATCAAGTTATCTATACAGATGACCTCATCTTACCTCATCCTTATATCGCTGAGCGCCTCTTTGTCCTAGAATCCCTTCAAGAAATAGCACCTCATTTTATCCATCCAGTGCTAGGGCAACCGATACGTCACTTATATCGTCAATTGGAGAAAGAAAATGGCCAAGGTTTCTGA
- the folE gene encoding GTP cyclohydrolase I FolE has protein sequence MDTQKIETAVKMIIEAVGEDINREGLQETPARVARMYQEIFSGLGQTAEEYLSKSFEIIDDNMVVEKDIFFHTMCEHHFLPFYGKAHIAYIPDGRVAGLSKLARTVEVYAKKPQIQERLNIEVADALMEYLGAKGAFVVIEAEHMCMSMRGVRKPGTATLTTVSRGVFETDKDLRDQAYRLMGL, from the coding sequence ATGGATACACAAAAAATTGAGACGGCTGTAAAAATGATTATCGAAGCGGTCGGCGAAGATATCAACCGTGAGGGATTGCAGGAGACACCAGCTCGTGTAGCTCGCATGTATCAAGAGATTTTTTCAGGACTTGGTCAAACTGCAGAGGAATATTTGTCAAAATCCTTTGAGATTATTGATGACAATATGGTAGTGGAAAAGGATATTTTTTTCCATACCATGTGTGAACACCACTTCTTGCCATTTTATGGGAAAGCCCATATTGCTTACATCCCAGATGGACGTGTAGCAGGTTTGTCGAAGCTTGCACGTACAGTTGAAGTTTATGCAAAAAAACCACAGATTCAAGAACGCTTGAATATCGAAGTGGCAGATGCTTTGATGGAATACCTAGGTGCTAAGGGAGCTTTTGTTGTCATTGAAGCAGAGCATATGTGTATGAGTATGCGAGGTGTCCGAAAACCAGGAACTGCAACCTTGACAACAGTATCTCGTGGAGTCTTTGAAACGGATAAAGACCTCCGAGATCAAGCATACCGTCTCATGGGGCTATAA
- a CDS encoding folylpolyglutamate synthase/dihydrofolate synthase family protein encodes MNKNETNQWIANYRTDQPHFGLERMVELLALRGNPHLKLKVIHIGGTNGKGSTIAFLKNMLEKMGLRVGVFSSPYLIHYTDQIAINGESIPEAKLEVLMSEYRSLLEGEYAPALQGTTEFEIITAIAYDYFASERVDVAIMEVGMGGLLDSTNVCQPILTGITTIGLDHVALLGDSLEAIAEQKAGIIKQGIPIVTGHIVPEAMEVIDQIAKAKEAPSLFYGDAYQVSHHESIVTGEIFDYTSSVRQGRFQTGLLGLHQIENAGMALTLLDAYCHETGRELPENDLVAQALEETSWPGRLEVVSRKPLMILDGAHNPHAIKALLATLKERFADYHKEILFTCIKTKALEDMLDLLEALPDTNLTLTHFDDGRATDEEVLKQAAHSRNLNYQSWQAFLDQSMIDIEEKKTVRIVTGSLYFLSQVRAYLMERKN; translated from the coding sequence ATGAATAAAAACGAAACGAATCAGTGGATAGCAAACTATCGGACAGATCAACCTCATTTTGGTTTGGAAAGAATGGTAGAGCTTTTAGCTTTACGTGGCAATCCCCATCTTAAGCTCAAGGTTATCCACATCGGTGGAACCAATGGCAAGGGATCTACCATAGCTTTTTTGAAAAATATGTTGGAAAAGATGGGACTAAGAGTTGGTGTCTTTAGCTCTCCCTATCTGATTCATTATACGGATCAGATAGCCATTAATGGGGAGTCAATCCCAGAAGCTAAACTAGAAGTCTTAATGTCGGAATATCGCTCACTACTTGAAGGGGAGTACGCTCCTGCCTTGCAGGGAACGACAGAATTCGAGATTATCACTGCTATAGCCTATGATTATTTTGCTTCTGAGCGAGTCGATGTGGCGATTATGGAAGTTGGTATGGGTGGACTCTTGGATAGCACCAATGTTTGCCAGCCTATCTTAACAGGTATTACGACCATTGGATTAGACCATGTAGCGCTTTTAGGGGATAGCTTGGAAGCCATCGCAGAGCAGAAGGCAGGAATTATCAAGCAAGGAATCCCTATAGTGACTGGTCATATTGTCCCAGAAGCTATGGAGGTTATTGACCAGATTGCGAAAGCGAAAGAGGCTCCTAGCCTGTTCTATGGGGATGCCTATCAGGTTAGCCATCATGAAAGTATTGTCACTGGAGAGATATTTGACTATACAAGTTCTGTTAGACAAGGTCGCTTTCAAACAGGTCTGCTTGGTTTGCACCAGATAGAGAATGCTGGAATGGCACTAACTTTGTTGGATGCCTATTGTCATGAGACTGGGCGAGAATTGCCAGAAAATGATTTAGTGGCTCAAGCTTTAGAGGAAACAAGCTGGCCTGGACGTTTAGAAGTTGTTTCTAGAAAACCCTTGATGATTTTAGATGGGGCCCACAACCCCCATGCAATCAAAGCTTTATTAGCTACCCTGAAAGAACGATTTGCTGACTATCACAAGGAAATCCTCTTTACTTGTATTAAAACCAAGGCTTTAGAGGATATGTTAGATTTATTAGAGGCCTTACCAGATACTAATCTTACACTAACACATTTTGATGATGGTCGAGCGACAGACGAAGAGGTGCTAAAACAGGCAGCTCATTCTAGAAATTTAAACTACCAAAGTTGGCAGGCATTTCTAGACCAAAGTATGATAGATATTGAAGAGAAAAAAACAGTTAGGATAGTAACGGGCTCCTTGTATTTCTTGAGCCAGGTGCGAGCCTATCTAATGGAGAGGAAAAACTAG
- the folP gene encoding dihydropteroate synthase: protein MNVEKRENLTKTAICGIINVTPDSFSDGGQFFAIEEALKQARKLIAEGATILDIGGESTRPGSSYVEIEEEIQRVVPVIQAIRQESDVLISVDTWKSQVAEAALQAGANIVNDITGLMGDEKMAEVVAKAGAQVVIMFNPVMARPQHPSSLIFPHFGFGQTFTKEDLAEFEQLSVEELMAAFFDRALARAKEAGIAKENIMLDPGIGFGLTKKENLILLRDLDKLHEMDYPIFLGVSRKRFVINILEENGFEVNPDTEAGFRNRDIASAHVTSIAARQGVEVVRVHDVTSHKMAVDIASAIRLADDAENLDLKQYK, encoded by the coding sequence ATGAACGTGGAAAAAAGAGAGAATCTTACAAAAACAGCTATTTGCGGTATTATCAATGTCACCCCAGATTCTTTTTCTGACGGGGGTCAATTTTTTGCTATTGAAGAAGCCTTAAAACAGGCTCGAAAATTGATAGCTGAAGGTGCTACTATCTTAGATATCGGTGGTGAATCTACTCGGCCTGGAAGTAGCTATGTTGAGATTGAAGAGGAAATCCAACGTGTGGTTCCAGTCATTCAGGCTATCCGTCAAGAAAGTGATGTTCTGATTTCGGTCGATACTTGGAAGAGTCAAGTGGCAGAAGCAGCTTTACAGGCTGGTGCCAATATAGTCAATGACATTACCGGTCTCATGGGTGATGAGAAAATGGCGGAAGTGGTTGCTAAAGCAGGAGCTCAGGTGGTCATCATGTTTAATCCAGTCATGGCACGCCCTCAGCACCCTAGTTCGCTCATTTTCCCTCATTTTGGATTTGGTCAGACTTTCACAAAGGAAGACTTGGCTGAATTTGAACAACTATCAGTTGAAGAATTGATGGCTGCTTTCTTCGACCGTGCTCTAGCAAGAGCGAAGGAAGCTGGTATTGCAAAAGAAAACATCATGCTGGATCCAGGGATTGGCTTTGGTTTGACAAAGAAGGAAAATCTCATTCTCCTACGTGACCTTGATAAGTTGCACGAGATGGACTATCCAATCTTTTTGGGAGTCTCTCGCAAGCGCTTTGTCATCAATATTCTGGAAGAAAATGGATTTGAAGTCAATCCAGATACTGAAGCTGGCTTCCGAAATCGTGATATTGCTTCGGCTCATGTAACCAGTATTGCTGCCAGACAAGGTGTGGAAGTGGTGCGTGTACACGATGTAACTAGTCACAAGATGGCAGTCGACATTGCATCAGCTATCCGCCTAGCTGATGATGCGGAAAATTTAGATTTGAAACAATATAAGTAA
- a CDS encoding phosphoglycerate kinase, producing MAKLTVKDVELKGKKVLVRVDFNVPVKDGVITNDNRITAALPTIKYILEQGGRAILFSHLGRVKEEADKAGKSLAPVAADLAAKLGQEVTFLPGVTRGAELEAAINALEDGQVLLVENTRFEDVDGKKESKNDPELGKYWASLGDGIFVNDAFGTAHRAHASNVGISANVEKAVAGFLLENEIAYIQEAVEAPERPFVAILGGSKVSDKIGVIENLLEKADKVLIGGGMTYTFYKAQGIEIGNSLVEEDKLDVAKALLEKANGKLILPVDSKEANAFADYTEVKDTEGEAVDPGFLGLDIGPKSIAKFDEALTGAKTVVWNGPMGVFENPDFQAGTIGVMDAIVKQPGVKSIIGGGDSAAAAINLGRADKFSWISTGGGASMELLEGKVLPGLAALTEK from the coding sequence ATGGCAAAATTGACTGTTAAAGACGTTGAGTTGAAAGGGAAAAAAGTTCTCGTTCGTGTTGACTTCAACGTTCCTGTAAAAGATGGCGTGATTACTAATGACAACCGTATCACTGCAGCTCTTCCAACTATCAAGTACATCCTTGAACAAGGTGGACGTGCGATTCTTTTCTCTCACCTTGGACGTGTAAAAGAAGAAGCAGACAAAGCTGGTAAATCACTTGCTCCTGTAGCTGCTGACTTGGCTGCTAAATTGGGTCAAGAAGTTACTTTCCTTCCAGGTGTAACTCGTGGTGCTGAATTGGAAGCAGCTATCAACGCTCTTGAAGATGGACAAGTTCTTTTGGTTGAAAACACTCGTTTTGAAGATGTTGACGGTAAGAAAGAATCTAAAAACGATCCTGAACTTGGTAAATACTGGGCATCACTTGGAGATGGTATCTTCGTAAACGATGCATTCGGTACAGCTCACCGTGCACATGCATCTAATGTTGGTATCTCAGCAAACGTTGAAAAAGCAGTTGCTGGATTCCTTCTTGAAAACGAAATTGCATACATCCAAGAAGCTGTTGAAGCTCCAGAACGTCCATTCGTGGCTATCCTTGGTGGTTCAAAAGTTTCAGACAAAATCGGTGTTATCGAAAACTTGCTTGAAAAAGCTGATAAAGTTCTTATCGGTGGTGGTATGACTTACACATTCTACAAAGCACAAGGAATCGAAATCGGTAACTCACTTGTAGAAGAAGACAAATTGGATGTTGCGAAAGCTCTTCTTGAAAAAGCAAACGGCAAATTGATCTTGCCAGTTGACTCAAAAGAAGCAAATGCATTTGCTGACTACACTGAAGTGAAAGACACTGAAGGTGAAGCAGTAGACCCAGGCTTCCTTGGTCTTGACATCGGTCCAAAATCTATCGCTAAATTCGATGAAGCATTGACTGGTGCGAAAACAGTTGTATGGAACGGACCTATGGGTGTATTTGAAAACCCTGACTTCCAAGCTGGTACAATCGGTGTGATGGACGCTATCGTGAAACAACCAGGCGTTAAATCAATCATCGGTGGTGGTGACTCAGCTGCCGCAGCGATTAACCTTGGCCGTGCAGACAAGTTCTCATGGATCTCTACTGGTGGTGGAGCTTCAATGGAACTTCTTGAAGGTAAAGTTCTTCCAGGACTTGCAGCATTGACTGAAAAATAA